From the Holosporales bacterium genome, the window TAGATTTGTGCGTAATAGCTGATCAGCCGCCCATAATCGATCTAGTACAAAACTTTAAGCAAGATATGTGGCCGCGTCTCGTAGACCGCATAGGCAATATGTTCGGTTTTAGTGAAGCGGAATCTGGATTTATTTTAAACGCAGGTCTTAATGCGCAAATATGCAAAGAAGGGACTCAGGAACAGGAAAGTATTTTTGCTCAATTTGGCGAATCTACTAAGGCTTGTGCTGGTTTCTACAGTAAAAAAAGCAAAACCATCGTAGCGTCTTATGAAAACAAGTCCGATATATTGCATAACATATGTCATGAAGTCGGTCATGCGTTTGCGCATCAGTGCCTTGGAGAAGAATTGGGGGAAACTTACTCAACGTTCTTTGAGGCTGTTGGTGTTATTGCAGCAGTAGATTTGGGGATGATTTCTGAGAGTGGGGCAATTAAGGAGTTTTGGTGTTTGTGTAAAAATATACTTACCGATTTAGCTCCTATTTACGAAAATCTAACAATCGCCAAAGCTGCAGCCAATGATCCAAGTTTGCTAACTGATACTCGGAAATTCGGCTTTGTGGAGTATACCGATGGCTTGATGGCAAAGTATGCTTCTTGGTTGTCCTATAATTCGCAAGGTTACAGAGACATCGTCGCAGAACGCTTGGAGGCAATAGAAAGAAATCAGGTATCTGCAGTATATGGAATGATTGATAGAAGTACTGGAGAGTATTATAGGTTTGCGTCATCATACGACCCAGCGTACCGCGCTAACTATGGATTTGGTGCTGCAGCTTCATTTATGACTGCGCAAGATTTCGTAGCGCTAAGTGCCTCGGAAAGTTCCAGTCAAGCCACTTTCGCAGACGTCATAAGTACTCTTAAAGATTACGGCGAGACTTGCCTACACCGTCTTGCAGATGTAGGGTCAGGCAAAGCCTTTACGGCTTTAAGGTGGTACTATGACCGTATAATAAGACCATTTAGGCATTAAGAGACTGGTTCATATCTTTGCCAGTACGTGCTAGAAAAGCTAGGCGTGAAAATCTAACAAAGGCCGAGGTGTTGTTACTACAGACTCGGCCTTAACTGGCGGTACTAGTGCATCAAGCCTCTTTAATCCAAGCGGTTATAGATCTTATCCACGAGGTTGAATTATCAACGCTTCCGGCTGATAACATAATTGCTAATTTTTTCCGCAAACGCAGATATATCGGCAGCTCGGACCGTAAATTCATAAGCGAGACGGTCTATGCGATTATTCGCAATAAGCTTTCACTACAATGGTTGCTGGGTAATGACAATGCGGTCCAAGCCTCTGTGGATGTGAGGTTTGCAAGGTTACTAGTCATTGCATGGCTGATCAGTAATAATTACAACGAGCAGAGCATCAAAGCAATATTCTGCTCTGGTCAGTACTCGCCCGAGTGCCTAAGCGACTTTGAAATTTCAGTTATACCCAGGATAAAAGATAACCTTACGCGTGCGAAACCGGAAAATGTAAAACATAACGTGCCAGAGTGGTTGGTGCCCGAGCTTGAGGAAAGCTTTGGGGATAGCTGGCAAGATCACGTCGATGCTCTAAACAAACCGGCCAAAGTAGACCTTCGCACCAATACCCTTAAGGCCACTAGGGAACAGGTGCTTTTTTCTTTAGCCCAAGAGGGAATCAAGGCAGACGCGACTAAATATTCACCTTGGGGGATTAGGATATCTGGGAACATAAGGCTTTCACCGCACAGCAGCGTGCTGTCGGAAGGTTTGGCTGAGGTGCAAGACGAGGGATCTCAGCTGCTGTCCTTGATGACGCAGGCTAAACCGGCTCAGACGGTTGTTGATTTTTGTGCAGGCGCTGGAGGCAAAGCGCTTGCCTTGGCGGCTATGATGGAAAATAAGGGCAGTTTGTACGCCCTTGATGTATCTCAAAATAAACTTAACGAAGCCAAAAAACGGCTTAGCCGTGCGGGCGTCAGCAATGCCAGAGTACTGGTACCGGATGCAAAATGGCTTAAACGGCATGAGGGGTTTGCGGATGTGGTGCTTGTGGACGCCCCTTGCTCTGGCAGCGGGACATGGAGGCGTAATCCTGACAGAAAGTGGCGCTTAACCCCAAAAGAGCTAGCCCGCTTGATAAACTTGCAAGTGGAAATACTAAATACGGCAAAGTGCCTAGTGAAAACGGGAGGGAGGCTTATATATGCCACCTGCTCTGTTTTTAAATCCGAAAATGAGGCGCAGATTTTGAGGTTTCTTAACGAAAACACAGATTTCGATTTGTTTAATGCTGTATATAATTTTCATCCGCAGATTAAAGGGCTCATTAAAGACGGATTTCTTCGAACCTCTCCACTGTTAAACAATGTGGACGGCTTTTGTGCCACTACGTTAATTAACAAGGGGCACGAGTCCTTTACGTTATCTTTATAAATATATAAGAAAATCCGCTTAACTTTTCAGCGGTACAAATCGTTGACATATTTTTTTACATTTTCACAAAAACTTGCTTTATAGAAAAAAAATATACTCATATATTAGTATATGTATTTTTGAATAAAATGGAAATATATAATGAGTACTTTTACACAAAAAATATGCATTGCTCTTACACTTTTCAGCAATTTGTATTTTGCAAATTTTGCATCACATGCAGCCAGATCCTTGGGAAATGTAGTACCGATATATTTCACAGTGGACGGCGCTTCTATTTCTCCTGAGCAGCGGGAGTCTATATACAAGGACACCGTCACTTTTTGGCCTCCATCAAGTACCAATCCGTGCAATCCTGCTTTATCACAGCAAGAACAAGATGGTTTAAGCCAAGATGGATTGAATTTCATTTCGACTCGTATAAAAGAGAAAGCTGATGATGTGGCGATTTTTCTTATACCAAAATCGCTTTATCAACTTTTCGTTATGGAAGAATTAAATCATGATTTTCTGATAAGCGCCTCTAATTCAGATATTCGTGGCGTCGCCCGAAAATTCACGCGTAAAATAGAAAGCAGCTCTTTTGCCTTACAGGAAAAATTGACAATAGAAGACGATGGGCGAGAGACAATTTCTGCAGAATATCGAAAATACGTATTGAAGCAGCCGGTTAAAGAGGCGTTTTGGGGAGTAAACGACTTTGCAGTAAATTTTATCGAAAAATTGAAAATAGATGTGCTAAATCCAACCTCTGATCAGATGTCTGATATAATAAATGTTCTGCTCAAATGCACTAAAACCAGCGCCGATTTGCTATATAAAACTAAGATACCTACTAGTATGAAAGAAATAGACAGCCTTACCGTCTTATATGGCGCTAAATTGGTAGAACTTTTTTTTAAGCCGCTAATAGATGGACGAACAGATAGTATTCAAAGGCTAATTACGTATTGTGTTTCCCGTGAGTATAACTTTATCGAAGATACGCCAAAAACCACTGTATATCGTGGCGGAGGGTTTCCTGACGATGTACGACATAATGCTCGTTCACTTAGTGATGGATTATTTGGTGGAATGATACGCGATGGTGAAACCGGTTGCGCATTTACATACGCTTTACAAACAGGCGTATTATATTGCGCGGATATTGAGTTAAGTTGGTTAACCGATCCAGAATGTCCTATTTTTATACCAGCACTACATAGCTTAGGCGCAGCGTACGGCTACTTTGAGCTGCATCATCCCAGGATTAAGCTTCTGTGCTGTGACACATGCGATATGATGAGTTGTCAAATTGACGATGTTGATGGATTTTCAAACCTTTCAGATGTTTTATGGCTCAGAACAAAAAATGCAGCAGGAACTATTAAAGTCCTTCGTGCAATGAAGCAGATATTTTGGGAATCAGAGCCTTTTGAAACAAGTCCTCAAAAAGAAATTGAAGAAGCAATTTCTCAAATTTAACCAGGATAAAGAACTAGAAAATTTTTTGATGGAATGTTTCAGTATAGCGGACTAAGTTAGTCTCAGCACTCTTGCAAGCCTAAATATTATAGCAGAGCAGGGATGGAAAAAATACCACATCCCTGCTTTCATTTTTAATCCCAAAAACGAGGCGCAGATTTTGAGGTTTCTTAACGAAAACGTAGGCTTTACTTTATACGATAAGGAGCATAACATAGCCGACCAGGCTGAAGTGGTTGTGAAGAGTGGGTTTTTGCGGACTTCTCCGCTGACGGTTGGGATGGACGGTTTTTTTGCCGCAGTATTAAAACGCGGATAGGTTGTTAGTCATGACAAAAATAACAAAACGAGCGGTGATTGTCTCGGGGATACTGTTGATTTGGTTTGTCGGCCACAGCTTTTTCAAAAAACCCGAAGAAAGCAAAAAAATCACGCGCAGCAATAAACAAGCCGTTCGCTTCAGAAATATACCGGTGCAAAGTTTCGATGAGGCTGTAAACGTACGAGGATACACAAAAGCTTGGCGAAGCGCTTGCATAAGGGCCAGAACTTCTGGCGAGGTAGAAAAAATCCACGTCGTAAGCGGACAGAAAGTAAAGGAAAATCAGTTGCTTGTTGAGCTAAGCGATGACTCCAGATTTGAAAGACTGGCCAAAGCCAAGCATGACGTAAAAGCCAAAAAGCTTGAATACGAAGCCTTGGAAAAATTAGGAAGCATGCAATATCACTCGCTTTCTGAGGTCGCGAATAAGAAAACTTTATATTACGCAGCGTTACTTGAAGAGAAGCAGGCAAAGCTGGATCTGGAGTATTCGAAAATCAGGGCTCCGTTTTCTGGGGTTGTTGGAAACATCTATTTGAACGAGGGAGCGTCAGTATCCGTTGCAACATCGACAGCCATTATCTCGATTGCCGAGCTTGATCCGATGAAAGTGAGCGTATTTTGCTCAAACAAAGATATCTCAAAAATACAAGTCGGGCAGGACGCAATTTTAGACATAGATGGCATATCTGAGAAAATAAATGGGGCGGTGACGGCCGTATCTCATGTCGCTGACAGTAAAACGCGTAATTACGAAGTCGAAGTTAAAATATCCAATCATGACTTGAGGATTGCTGACGGCATGACTGTTAATTGTAAAATTGCAGTTGGCGTGACAAGCGGATTTTTTATTCCATCTTCATCCATTGTTTTATCTGATGACGGCGCCCCAGGAATCAAGGTTATTACTGGCAAAAACAGGGTAAAATTCGTCCCGATTAAAATCGTATCAACGCAAAATGATGGGACTTGGGTGTCTGGTCCAGATATGGGCGATTTGAAACTAATAACAGTCGGGCACGAGTATGTAATTGACGGCGCTGAAGTTGCTGCTGTTCCGGAATAGGCCTGTCGAATGAACAAGTTTATCGACTTTGCGCTTGATCACTATAAAGCCGCCATCTCTTTCCTGGTTTTTGTTATTGTGATGGGAATCATTGCCTATGTGAGGATTCCCAAAGAACTGTTCCCCGATATAGAAGTCCCGTTTATTCAGGTTAACGTTACATGTCAGGGGATATCTACCTATGATTCAGAAAGGCTTATCGTCAGGCCAATGGAACAAAAGCTTCGCTCGATAAGCGGGGTGAAAGAGATGAATACGGTTGCCTATGAAGGTGGGGCAAGCGCCGTTTTGGAGTTCTTTCCAGAAAAAAACCTAAGACAAGCAAAAACCGAGGTTCAGGATCAGGTCGACTTAGTGAAGGCCGAGCTTCCTGAGGATGCCAAAGACCCTGTAGTAACAGAAATCAACATTAGCGAAACCCCTATACTTTTGATTAAGCTGGCAGGAAATATTCCCGACAGAAAACTTTACAAAATTGCCGAAGACCTGCAGGACGATATAGAGGCTCAAGTCTATTCGGTACTGCGCGTAGACGTCATTGGCAGCCGCAGCGAGATAATAGAGGTTTTGCTGGATCCGGCGAAGATAGGCAATTATCAGCTTAGTATGCAGGACATATCATCGCTGTTCAAATCCAACAACAAGTTGGTGTCGGCTGGAAGTATATTAAACAACGTGGGGGCGTTTTCTGTAAAAGTTCCAGGCGTT encodes:
- a CDS encoding efflux RND transporter periplasmic adaptor subunit, producing MTKITKRAVIVSGILLIWFVGHSFFKKPEESKKITRSNKQAVRFRNIPVQSFDEAVNVRGYTKAWRSACIRARTSGEVEKIHVVSGQKVKENQLLVELSDDSRFERLAKAKHDVKAKKLEYEALEKLGSMQYHSLSEVANKKTLYYAALLEEKQAKLDLEYSKIRAPFSGVVGNIYLNEGASVSVATSTAIISIAELDPMKVSVFCSNKDISKIQVGQDAILDIDGISEKINGAVTAVSHVADSKTRNYEVEVKISNHDLRIADGMTVNCKIAVGVTSGFFIPSSSIVLSDDGAPGIKVITGKNRVKFVPIKIVSTQNDGTWVSGPDMGDLKLITVGHEYVIDGAEVAAVPE
- a CDS encoding RsmB/NOP family class I SAM-dependent RNA methyltransferase, which encodes MHQASLIQAVIDLIHEVELSTLPADNIIANFFRKRRYIGSSDRKFISETVYAIIRNKLSLQWLLGNDNAVQASVDVRFARLLVIAWLISNNYNEQSIKAIFCSGQYSPECLSDFEISVIPRIKDNLTRAKPENVKHNVPEWLVPELEESFGDSWQDHVDALNKPAKVDLRTNTLKATREQVLFSLAQEGIKADATKYSPWGIRISGNIRLSPHSSVLSEGLAEVQDEGSQLLSLMTQAKPAQTVVDFCAGAGGKALALAAMMENKGSLYALDVSQNKLNEAKKRLSRAGVSNARVLVPDAKWLKRHEGFADVVLVDAPCSGSGTWRRNPDRKWRLTPKELARLINLQVEILNTAKCLVKTGGRLIYATCSVFKSENEAQILRFLNENTDFDLFNAVYNFHPQIKGLIKDGFLRTSPLLNNVDGFCATTLINKGHESFTLSL